The following are encoded together in the Peromyscus maniculatus bairdii isolate BWxNUB_F1_BW_parent chromosome 22, HU_Pman_BW_mat_3.1, whole genome shotgun sequence genome:
- the Tcf3 gene encoding transcription factor E2-alpha isoform X9, which produces MNQSQRMAPVGSDKELSDLLDFSMMFPLPVANGKGRPASLAGTQFSGSGLEDRPSSGPWGSSDQNSSSFDPSRTYSEGAHFSESHSSLSSATFLGPGLGGKGSERSTYAAFGRDTSVGALSQAGFLPGELGLSSPGPLSPSGVKSGSQYYPSYSGNPRRRAADGGLDTQPKKVRKVPPGLPSSVYPPSSGDSYGRDTVAYPSAKTPSSAYPSPFYVADGSLHPPAELWSPPGQAGFGPMLGDASSPLPLAPGSSSVGSGAFGGLQQQERMSYQLHGSEVNGTLPAVSSFAAASGTYGGTSGHTPPVSGADSLMGARGTTASSSGDALGKALASIYSPDHSSNNFSPSPSTPVGSPQGLPGTSQWPRAGAPSALSPSYDGGLHGLSKMEDRLDEAIHVLRSHAVGTASDLHGLLPGHGALATSFAGPMPLGGRHAGLVSGSHPEDGLASGASLLHNHASLPSQPSSLPDLSQRPSDSYSGLGRAGAAAGASEIKREEKDDEENASVADAEEDKKDLKAPRTRTSPDEDEDDLLPPEQKAEREKERRVANNARERLRVRDINEAFKELGRMCQLHLSSEKPQTKLLILHQAVAVILSLEQQVRERNLNPKAACLKRREEEKVSGVVGDPQLALSAAHPGLGEAHNPPGHL; this is translated from the exons ATGAACCAGTCTCAGAGGATGGCACCCGTGGGCTCCGACAAAGAGCTGAGTGATCTCCTGGACTTCAGCATG ATGTTCCCGCTCCCTGTGGCCAACGGGAAGGGCCGGCCTGCCTCCCTGGCTGGGACCCAGTTTTCAGGCTCAG GACTTGAGGACCGACCCAGCTCAGGCCCCTGGGGCAGCAGTGATCAGAACAGCTCTTCCTTCGATCCCAGCCGG ACGTACAGCGAAGGCGCCCACTTCAGTGAGTCCCACAGCAGCCTGTCTTCTGCCACCTTCCTGGGACCGGGGCTGGGAG GCAAGGGCAGTGAGCGGAGCACCTATGCCGCCTTCGGGAGAGATACCAGTGTTGGTGCCCTGAGtcag GCTGGCTTCCTGCCAGGAGAGCTGGGCCTCAGCAGCCCCGGGCCCCTGTCCCCATCGGGTGTCAAGAGCGGCTCCCAGTATTACCCCTCATACTCCGGCAACCCTCGGCGGAGGGCTGCAGACGGTGGCCTAG ATACGCAGCCCAAGAAAGTCCGGAAGGTCCCGCCTGGTCTTCCCTCCTCC GTGTACCCGCCCAGCTCGGGTGACAGCTACGGCCGGGATACGGTCGCCTACCCCTCCGCCAAGACCCCCAGCAGCGCCTACCCCTCCCCCTTCTACGTGGCAG ACGGCAGCCTGCACCCCCCGGCGGAGCTCTGGAGTCCCCCCGGCCAGGCAGGCTTTGGTCCCATGTTGGGTGATGCCTCGTCCCCTCTGCCCCTTGCACCGGGCAGCAGCTCTGTGGGCAGCGGTGCCTTTGGGGGCCTCCAGCAGCAGGAACGCATG AGCTACCAGCTGCATGGATCCGAGGTCAACGGCACGCTCCCAGCTGTGTCCAGCTTCGCCGCCGCCTCTGGCACTTACGGGGGAACCTCTGGCCACACGCCACCTGTGAGCGGGGCCGACAGCCTCATGG GTGCCCGAGGGACTACAGCCAGCAGCTCAGGGGACGCTCTTGGGAAGGCACTGGCCTCG ATCTACTCCCCAGATCACTCCAGCAATAATTTCTCGCCCAGCCCCTCGACGCCTGTGGGCTCACCCCAGGGCCTGCCAG gGACATCACAGTGGCCCCGGGCAGGAGCGCCCAGTGCCTTATCTCCCAGCTACGATGGGGGTCTCCATGGCCTG AGCAAGATGGAGGATCGCTTGGATGAGGCCATCCATGTCCTCCGCAGCCACGCCGTGGGCACCGCCAGCGATCTCCACGGACTTTTGCCTGGCCACGGGGCACTGGCCACGAGCTTCGCAGGCCCCATGCCACTGGGCGGGCGGCATGCGGGCCTG GTCAGTGGAAGCCACCCCGAGGATGGACTCGCCAGTGGCGCCAGCCTTTTGCATAACCATGCCAGCCTCCCCAGCCAGCCCAGCTCGCTCCCCGACCTCTCGCAGCggccctctgactcttacagtg GACTCGGGAGGGCGGGTGCCGCGGCAGGCGCCAGTGAGATCAAGCGAGAGGAGAAAGACGACGAGGAGAACGCGTCCGTGGCCGACGCCGAGGAGGACAAGAAGGACCTGAAGGCCCCACGCACGCGCACCAG CCcagacgaggacgaggacgaccTTCTCCCCCCAGAGCAGAAGGCCGAGCGGGAGAAGGAGCGCCGGGTGGCCAATAACGCCCGCGAGCGCCTGCGCGTCCGCGACATCAATGAGGCCTTTAAGGAGCTGGGCCGCATGTGCCAGCTGCACCTCAGCAGCGAGAAGCCGCAGACCAAACTGCTCATCCTGCACCAGGCCGTGGCCGTCATCCTCAGCCTGGAGCAGCAGGTGCGAG aGCGTAACCTGAACCCCAAAGCGGCCTGCTTGAAGCGgcgggaggaggagaaggtgtcCGGCGTGGTCGGAGATCCCCAGCTGGCGCTGTCGGCTGCCCACCCTGGCCTGGGTGAGGCCCACAACCCGCCCGGGCACCTGTGA
- the Tcf3 gene encoding transcription factor E2-alpha isoform X12, which translates to MNQSQRMAPVGSDKELSDLLDFSMMFPLPVANGKGRPASLAGTQFSGSGLEDRPSSGPWGSSDQNSSSFDPSRTYSEGAHFSESHSSLSSATFLGPGLGGKGSERSTYAAFGRDTSVGALSQAGFLPGELGLSSPGPLSPSGVKSGSQYYPSYSGNPRRRAADGGLADTQPKKVRKVPPGLPSSVYPPSSGDSYGRDTVAYPSAKTPSSAYPSPFYVADGSLHPPAELWSPPGQAGFGPMLGDASSPLPLAPGSSSVGSGAFGGLQQQERMSYQLHGSEVNGTLPAVSSFAAASGTYGGTSGHTPPVSGADSLMAGARGTTASSSGDALGKALASIYSPDHSSNNFSPSPSTPVGSPQGLPGTSQWPRAGAPSALSPSYDGGLHGLQSKMEDRLDEAIHVLRSHAVGTASDLHGLLPGHGALATSFAGPMPLGGRHAGLVSGSHPEDGLASGASLLHNHASLPSQPSSLPDLSQRPSDSYSGLGRAGAAAGASEIKREEKDDEENASVADAEEDKKDLKAPRTRTSTDEVLSLEEKDLRDRERRMANNARERVRVRDINEAFRELGRMCQLHLKSDKAQTKLLILQQAVQVILGLEQQVRERNLNPKAACLKRREEEKVSGVVGDPQLALSAAHPGLGEAHNPPGHL; encoded by the exons ATGAACCAGTCTCAGAGGATGGCACCCGTGGGCTCCGACAAAGAGCTGAGTGATCTCCTGGACTTCAGCATG ATGTTCCCGCTCCCTGTGGCCAACGGGAAGGGCCGGCCTGCCTCCCTGGCTGGGACCCAGTTTTCAGGCTCAG GACTTGAGGACCGACCCAGCTCAGGCCCCTGGGGCAGCAGTGATCAGAACAGCTCTTCCTTCGATCCCAGCCGG ACGTACAGCGAAGGCGCCCACTTCAGTGAGTCCCACAGCAGCCTGTCTTCTGCCACCTTCCTGGGACCGGGGCTGGGAG GCAAGGGCAGTGAGCGGAGCACCTATGCCGCCTTCGGGAGAGATACCAGTGTTGGTGCCCTGAGtcag GCTGGCTTCCTGCCAGGAGAGCTGGGCCTCAGCAGCCCCGGGCCCCTGTCCCCATCGGGTGTCAAGAGCGGCTCCCAGTATTACCCCTCATACTCCGGCAACCCTCGGCGGAGGGCTGCAGACGGTGGCCTAG CAGATACGCAGCCCAAGAAAGTCCGGAAGGTCCCGCCTGGTCTTCCCTCCTCC GTGTACCCGCCCAGCTCGGGTGACAGCTACGGCCGGGATACGGTCGCCTACCCCTCCGCCAAGACCCCCAGCAGCGCCTACCCCTCCCCCTTCTACGTGGCAG ACGGCAGCCTGCACCCCCCGGCGGAGCTCTGGAGTCCCCCCGGCCAGGCAGGCTTTGGTCCCATGTTGGGTGATGCCTCGTCCCCTCTGCCCCTTGCACCGGGCAGCAGCTCTGTGGGCAGCGGTGCCTTTGGGGGCCTCCAGCAGCAGGAACGCATG AGCTACCAGCTGCATGGATCCGAGGTCAACGGCACGCTCCCAGCTGTGTCCAGCTTCGCCGCCGCCTCTGGCACTTACGGGGGAACCTCTGGCCACACGCCACCTGTGAGCGGGGCCGACAGCCTCATGG CAGGTGCCCGAGGGACTACAGCCAGCAGCTCAGGGGACGCTCTTGGGAAGGCACTGGCCTCG ATCTACTCCCCAGATCACTCCAGCAATAATTTCTCGCCCAGCCCCTCGACGCCTGTGGGCTCACCCCAGGGCCTGCCAG gGACATCACAGTGGCCCCGGGCAGGAGCGCCCAGTGCCTTATCTCCCAGCTACGATGGGGGTCTCCATGGCCTG CAGAGCAAGATGGAGGATCGCTTGGATGAGGCCATCCATGTCCTCCGCAGCCACGCCGTGGGCACCGCCAGCGATCTCCACGGACTTTTGCCTGGCCACGGGGCACTGGCCACGAGCTTCGCAGGCCCCATGCCACTGGGCGGGCGGCATGCGGGCCTG GTCAGTGGAAGCCACCCCGAGGATGGACTCGCCAGTGGCGCCAGCCTTTTGCATAACCATGCCAGCCTCCCCAGCCAGCCCAGCTCGCTCCCCGACCTCTCGCAGCggccctctgactcttacagtg GACTCGGGAGGGCGGGTGCCGCGGCAGGCGCCAGTGAGATCAAGCGAGAGGAGAAAGACGACGAGGAGAACGCGTCCGTGGCCGACGCCGAGGAGGACAAGAAGGACCTGAAGGCCCCACGCACGCGCACCAG TACGGACGAGGTGCTGTCCCTGGAGGAGAAGGACCTGAGGGACCGGGAGAGGCGCATGGCCAATAACGCGCGGGAGCGGGTGCGCGTGCGGGACATTAACGAGGCCTTCCGGGAGCTGGGGCGCATGTGCCAGCTGCACCTCAAGTCGGACAAGGCGCAGACCAAGCTGCTGATCCTGCAGCAGGCCGTGCAGGTTATCCTGGGCCTGGAGCAGCAGGTGCGAG aGCGTAACCTGAACCCCAAAGCGGCCTGCTTGAAGCGgcgggaggaggagaaggtgtcCGGCGTGGTCGGAGATCCCCAGCTGGCGCTGTCGGCTGCCCACCCTGGCCTGGGTGAGGCCCACAACCCGCCCGGGCACCTGTGA